In Lolium rigidum isolate FL_2022 chromosome 7, APGP_CSIRO_Lrig_0.1, whole genome shotgun sequence, the DNA window TCACAAGTTTAATGTGGAAAAAATAAAgacacatgatttttttttttgcttccagTAGCATAAGAAGGAAGAACATACCGATCAGCCGATTGACTGATAAAATTGGTGCTCACCGGAAATAGCATCCTGGCCCAGCATCTCCTTCCAGCCTTGAGCCCTGGCGTCACTTGCCACCCTTCGAAGGCCTGCCCAAACAGTAGTGCAAGTAGCTGCCCAGACGAGCCAGGGTGTGGCGCTGCTTGCCATCCCCAGCAGCTCTGCTCCGGTGACTGTAGATTATGCACGACGGTCAGCAATCGTCGCTGCATCGCCGTACTGGTGTTTGCCGTTCCAGCCTCGCCAACTGTGATGTCGCCTACAATGACGACGACTGACATCACGGTGCCGGTGGACATTGGGGATGGTCCATGCTGGTCAGATGGCCTCCCCAGGCACGGCGGCCTCCCTTGCATGAGTTCGCCGCCAACACGGCCGCGTCCAGCCTTCTGAGCGACCTCCTGGTCAGTTCTACAGCCCTTCTGCGCCTCCGTCCACCGCACTACCCGGCATGCGGACGGGATCATACACTCAAATTGGCTATGATTTTTTGAGGGGCATTGGAGCATGCTCACCTGCATAAGCTAGAATCAGTGGAGCTGCGGGGGAAGAGTGAGAAAGGGGATCTGGAGGAGAAAAAGAATCTTGGCGTACCTTCTGTAGCGGTGCAGCCCGCGTGTAGGTGCGTGTTTTGTCCTCTGCTTCTTCTCTTTTGGTAACTTTCCATGTCGTGTGTGCTTAGTAGACGGATGAGCACCCAAACTACTTTTTTCGATCAGATGAGCCTTATTATTGTATGTGTGCTGAATTAATCCCCCCTGACATATTATGTGTCTGTATTTTTTTGAGGTAGATATGTGTCTGTATTTAGTTGATCACAAAATAAAAACGAAATGTTGGCCCAAAATAGAAGTAAACATGTTGGcaattcacattctctcctttgtTATTCCATTAAATCTTCCAAGGAACAAACTACCCTGGAAAATATATCGACTCCAAATGGTAACTAAAACGAATCCTTATAGAAATGTACTGAATATATTGTTGTTTAGACATCGGTACATACAGAGTTAAAGTACACATCATGTATTGTTTTGGGATAATGAATTATTTTGCGCAATAGAATACATGGTATTTTTACTACAAGAAAATTGAACTTCAGAAGTATTTTGTATTATTGCATTCCCATACTAAATACAATgtagttgaaaacatgaaaacgtGATTTGACATAACTTCTTTAAATAGAACAATTAAAATTTACCAAAATGCAATTCACCTGCATTGTTGTATAAATTATAAGAAAAACATACTTATGTTTGCCCTAAACAAAGTTTACTAAAGAATCAACTACAGGTATAGCTAGGGCACCGGCCTTCTGAAAACCTTACTGTGCACACAAGGAGGACATGAACCGAAGCAAGCTCAAAAACTCTGACGTCGACCTTATGGTTGTAATTTATGACTTACTTTAGACTACGAGTATGAAAGATGTGCCCTGTACTAGACTAGACACATATATCCTCTATTGTATATTATTTAGGATAACCTATACCATGGATTATGTATGTTATGTATTCAAACCTAAATAATATTAATACAACCTACTGACCTAACTCTCCTATCACCGGTATTGTTCCATggacacgggcgcggcgtgccgccgcgccatggcTTCCTAGTTCGGACTTAAAAGGCGAAAGATAATGACCTAGTTGAGTCTGCATGCGAGATTTGCAGCCGATCAAAGCAGCTATAGTTTATTTTCGGTGCATCGTTCGTGTGTAGGCGGATTGGGATCTACGGTCGGCGGAGCTTTCCAGACGCGCCTCTTTTTCCCGCGCGCGTATCTCGGTTGTGTCTCCGTTGTGGTCGAGTTGGTGCTTATGTCAGCGGATGTTCCCAGGCTCTCACCGGATGTGCTGCCTGTGGCGTGGGTGGATGGATCGCGTTCGTTCTTGTAGTTAACCACGGGGAAGACAACTACATAAACTTGGGACCCTCTGGTCCATGGCGTCCAGCCAAATACAATCCCAGTTAACCAACCGTGTAACAGAGTTGTAGTTCTTCAAGATGGCTACGAGTGCTCGATCCACCATGGCGATCTTCCTTCTTGTGGCACTCTCCACAGTACAAATTGCGTCCTGTGTGGTTAAGCGTCCGGGCTCCTTTGACGAGGCCGGCTGCCAGTTCATCGGCTACCTTCCCGGCAAGTCCGGCGACTGCGACAGGAACAACAATCCGGACTGCTGCGGGGACGGCCAGCAATACGAGCAGTTCATCTGCTCGCCCCCGGTCTCCGCCACCACGTGGGCTGTCCTGACGCTCAACAGCTTCAGAAAGGGCAAGGATGGTGGCTATCCGTCGGAGTGCGACAACGCCTACCATGAAGACTCGGAGATGGTCGTCGCCCTCTCCACAGGCTGGTTCAATGGCATGTCCCGCTGCAGCCACAACATCAAGATCACCGCTAGAGATGGCACCTCCGTATCCGCCAAGGTGGTGGACGAGTGCGACTCCATGAAGGGCTGCGATGCGGAACACAACTACGAGAAGCCATGCGCCTATAACGTAGTGGATGCTTCACCGGCGGTGTGGGACGCTCTAGGTCTCGACCAGAACGTTGGTATGGTGGACATCACCTGGTCAGACGAGTAGATCACTCCACTACGCCTTTATACTTGGTCTGGGTGTATTTGGATTCATTAATTTCATTTGAAAATTAATATATCATCTTTATGAAAATGTTGACATCCAAATTTACGTTGATGGGGAGGTTCTACTTCTATGTAAATGGAAGTTTGTACTCCCCTGAATTCGCCAAGCGGCACACTAAAGATGGA includes these proteins:
- the LOC124672538 gene encoding putative ripening-related protein 5, with the protein product MAIFLLVALSTVQIASCVVKRPGSFDEAGCQFIGYLPGKSGDCDRNNNPDCCGDGQQYEQFICSPPVSATTWAVLTLNSFRKGKDGGYPSECDNAYHEDSEMVVALSTGWFNGMSRCSHNIKITARDGTSVSAKVVDECDSMKGCDAEHNYEKPCAYNVVDASPAVWDALGLDQNVGMVDITWSDE